From Scleropages formosus chromosome 9, fSclFor1.1, whole genome shotgun sequence, one genomic window encodes:
- the pde4ba gene encoding cAMP-specific 3',5'-cyclic phosphodiesterase 4B isoform X4, with the protein MPEANYLLSVSWGYIKFKRMLNRELTHLSEMSRSGNQVSEFISNTFLDKQNDVEIPSPTPKTREKKKKQQLMTQISGVKKVTHGPNLSNCSVYRFGVKTDKEDLLSKELEDLNKWGLNIFTVSEYSQSRPLTCIMYAIFQERDLLKTFKIPADTFVTYMMTLEDHYHADVGYHNSLHAADVAQSTHILLSTPALDAVFSDLEILAAIFAAAIHDVDHPGVSNQFLINTNSELALMYNDESVLENHHLAVGFKLLQEENCDIFQNLSKKQRQSLRKMVIDMVLATDMSKHMSLLADLKTMVETKKVTSSGVLLLDNYTDRIQVLRNMVHCADLSNPTKSLELYRQWTDRIMEEFFHQGDKERERGMEISPMCDKHTASVEKSQVGFIDYIVHPLWETWADLVHPDAQDILDTLEDNRNWYQSMIPQSPSPPYEPSKDSHGGGDKFQFELTLEEEDSEGTEKDEHSQCDDSTGEAHSPLDFFDSQDTEEPTEPTHIEIITQDASPVDT; encoded by the exons ATGCCTGAGGCAAACTACCTGCTCTCGGTGTCCTGGGGTTACATTAAG TTCAAAAGAATGCTGAACCGGGAGCTGACGCATCTGTCGGAGATGAGCCGCTCCGGCAACCAGGTGTCCGAGTTCATCTCCAACACCTTCCTCG ACAAGCAGAATGACGTGGAAATCCCATCCCCTACGCCCAAGACccgggagaagaagaagaagcagcagctgatGACGCAGATCAGCGGGGTCAAGAAGGTGACACATGGACCGAACCTCTCCAACTGCAGTGTCTACCGCTTTGGGGTCAAGACTGATAAAGAGGACCTCCTCTCCAAG gagctggaggacctCAACAAGTGGGGCCtcaacatttttactgtgtccgAATATTCCCAGAGCAGACCGCTAACCTGCATCATGTATGCCATATTTCAG GAAAGAGACTTGTTGAAGACGTTCAAGATACCTGCAGACACGTTTGTGACGTACATGATGACGTTAGAGGACCACTACCACGCAGACGTGGGCTACCACAACAGCCTGCATGCTGCTGATGTGGCTCAGTCCACCCACATTTTACTGTCTACACCTGCTCTGGAT GCTGTATTTTCTGACCTTGAGATCCTTGCTGCAATATTTGCTGCTGCAATTCATGACGTGGACCACCCTGGAGTCTCTAACCAGTTTTTAATCAACACCA ACTCTGAGCTGGCCCTCATGTACAACGATGAGTCAGTACTGGAGAACCACCACCTTGCTGTAGGCTTCAAGCTGCTGCAAGAGGAGAACTGTGACATCTTCCAGAACCTGAGCAAAAAGCAGCGTCAGTCCCTCAGGAAGATGGTCATTGACATG GTGCTGGCAACTGACATGTCCAAGCACATGAGCCTGCTTGCAGATCTGAAGACCATGGTAGAGACTAAGAAGGTGACAAGTTCTGGAGTGTTGTTACTGGACAACTACACAGACAGGATACAG GTTCTCCGCAACATGGTACACTGTGCAGACCTCAGCAACCCCACCAAGTCTCTGGAGCTGTACCGGCAGTGGACGGATCGTATCATGGAGGAGTTCTTCCACCAGGGAGACAAGGAGCGCGAGAGGGGCATGGAGATTAGCCCCATGTGCGACAAGCACACTGCTTCTGTGGAGAAATCCCAG GTGGGCTTCATAGACTACATCGTGCATCCACTGTGGGAGACGTGGGCGGATCTGGTGCACCCGGATGCACAGGACATTCTGGACACGCTTGAGGACAACAGGAACTGGTACCAGAGTATGATCCCACAGAGCCCGTCTCCACCCTACGAGCCAAGCAAGGACAGCCACGGTGGTGGCGACAAGTTCCAGTTCGAGCTTACATTAGAGGAGGAAGACTCAGAGGGCACGGAGAAGGATGAGCACAGCCAGTGCGATGACAGCACAGGCGAGGCACACTCCCCACTCGACTTCTTCGACAGCCAGGATACCGAGGAGCCCACAGAGCCCACGCACATCGAGATCATCACGCAGGATGCCTCGCCTGTGGACACATAG